A genomic stretch from Pempheris klunzingeri isolate RE-2024b chromosome 23, fPemKlu1.hap1, whole genome shotgun sequence includes:
- the LOC139222562 gene encoding butyrophilin subfamily 2 member A2-like isoform X2, which translates to MELIFLLLIFSSVSAQNSTVESELICSRQPIVAQIGDDVILPCHLEPPVNADFWTVLWTKPGLYPKYVHFHQDGRLMFERQNRSYYLRTRLFVDELPTGNVSMKIFGVKVSDAGEYQCVLPSVQKEASIQLVVGAASTPVIVVISNSSSSVDLQCESKGWYPEPEVLWLDGEGNLVSAGPTEKVLGPDHLYAVSSRATVEKRRSNSFTCRVQQKDINQTREAHIQVSGDAYKDQFSPNFFMISLITILCVFVALILIVQLVKLRREILKHMIGL; encoded by the exons TGGAGTCAGAGTTGATTTGTTCACGTCAACCAATCGTAGCCCAGATTGGTGATGATGTCATTCTACCATGTCACCTTGAACCTCCCGTCAATGCTGATTTCTGGACAGTGTTGTGGACCAAACCTGGTTTGTACCCAAAGTACGTCCACTTCCACCAAGATGGACGACTGATGTTTGAGCGTCAGAATCGGTCTTATTATTTACGCACGAGACTGTTTGTGGATGAACTGCCGACTGGAAACGTCTCCATGAAAATCTTTGGTGTGAAAGTCTCTGATGCAGGAGAGTACCAGTGTGTCCTTCCCTCAGTCCAGAAGGAAGCTTCCATCCAACTAGTTGTTG GTGCCGCCTCCACGCCTGTCATAGTGGTCatctcaaacagcagcagcagtgtggatTTACAGTGTGAGTCTAAAGGCTGGTATCCAGAGCCTGAGGTGTTGTGGCTGGACGGGGAGGGAAACCTGGTCTCTGCTGGACCTACAGAGAAGGTCCTGGGTCCTGACCACCTCTACGCTGTCAGCAGCAGAGCGACTGTGGAGAAGAGACGCAGCAACAGCTTCACCTGTAGAGTCCAACAGAAGGACATCAACCAGACCAGAGAGGCACACATCCAGGTGTCAG GTGACGCCTATAAGGATCAGTTCTCTCCAAATTTCTTTATGATCAGCCTCATCACGATTCTCTGCGTTTTTGTTGCCTTGATATTGATTGTACAACTTGTCAAATTAAGAAGAGAAATACTGAAGCACATGATTGGATTGTAA
- the LOC139222562 gene encoding butyrophilin subfamily 2 member A2-like isoform X1: MTEPIVYFHYTVILLIQSFGVFLAVESELICSRQPIVAQIGDDVILPCHLEPPVNADFWTVLWTKPGLYPKYVHFHQDGRLMFERQNRSYYLRTRLFVDELPTGNVSMKIFGVKVSDAGEYQCVLPSVQKEASIQLVVGAASTPVIVVISNSSSSVDLQCESKGWYPEPEVLWLDGEGNLVSAGPTEKVLGPDHLYAVSSRATVEKRRSNSFTCRVQQKDINQTREAHIQVSGDAYKDQFSPNFFMISLITILCVFVALILIVQLVKLRREILKHMIGL, translated from the exons ATGACAGAACCCATTGTTTATTTCCATTATACTGTCATCCTGCTAATACAGTCCTTCGGAG tTTTCCTTGCAGTGGAGTCAGAGTTGATTTGTTCACGTCAACCAATCGTAGCCCAGATTGGTGATGATGTCATTCTACCATGTCACCTTGAACCTCCCGTCAATGCTGATTTCTGGACAGTGTTGTGGACCAAACCTGGTTTGTACCCAAAGTACGTCCACTTCCACCAAGATGGACGACTGATGTTTGAGCGTCAGAATCGGTCTTATTATTTACGCACGAGACTGTTTGTGGATGAACTGCCGACTGGAAACGTCTCCATGAAAATCTTTGGTGTGAAAGTCTCTGATGCAGGAGAGTACCAGTGTGTCCTTCCCTCAGTCCAGAAGGAAGCTTCCATCCAACTAGTTGTTG GTGCCGCCTCCACGCCTGTCATAGTGGTCatctcaaacagcagcagcagtgtggatTTACAGTGTGAGTCTAAAGGCTGGTATCCAGAGCCTGAGGTGTTGTGGCTGGACGGGGAGGGAAACCTGGTCTCTGCTGGACCTACAGAGAAGGTCCTGGGTCCTGACCACCTCTACGCTGTCAGCAGCAGAGCGACTGTGGAGAAGAGACGCAGCAACAGCTTCACCTGTAGAGTCCAACAGAAGGACATCAACCAGACCAGAGAGGCACACATCCAGGTGTCAG GTGACGCCTATAAGGATCAGTTCTCTCCAAATTTCTTTATGATCAGCCTCATCACGATTCTCTGCGTTTTTGTTGCCTTGATATTGATTGTACAACTTGTCAAATTAAGAAGAGAAATACTGAAGCACATGATTGGATTGTAA
- the LOC139223145 gene encoding V-set domain containing T-cell activation inhibitor 1-like: MYFSLFVGAALLTCCTGESSEKIVALAGATVVLPCSFNISHSNDFPTVEWSKDGLKPNVVFLYRDGCETYEMKNPAFEYRTSLITKELKDGNVSLRISNVQLTDAGTYRCMRLWTNVLRDITTMELVVDAVSEPKLLFISSASRRVTLQCEAGCWLPVPHIEFLDNKGKVIPADHPKQDEDASGCYTVTRNVTLQDATNRVTCRVHQPETNRTRTTQILIPVDCMSSCSLTTGIAVGEAVLLLAFVCGLVVFKQCGGKCRLQSSGHSTKSSVSENEMLPMIVSTEGADNMGNSREVADLKSKLAEKEETIRQLQNNNRSQISPAVSYHDHPTAVHRPSTSSPDVPKPLSPPSDRDLKPAILQQNSCQASGHVVQRIRLHSSPAVLHSSSSVNNPKEKLGHKGRTMSDCCTRSRPGVNKAARRQSLASPSRSNDSTLLALLSEESE; this comes from the exons ATGTATTTTAGTCTCTTCGTgggtgctgctctgctgacgtgctgtacag GAGAATCCTCAGAGAAGATCGTGGCTTTAGCTGGTGCCACGGTCGTTCTGCCCTGCAGCTTCAACATCTCTCACAGCAATGACTTTCCGACGGTGGAGTGGTCCAAGGACGGCCTGAAGCCAAACGTTGTCTTCTTGTACCGGGATGGCTGTGAAACATACGAGATGAAAAATCCGGCCTTTGAATACCGGACGAGCCTCATCACGAAAGAACTGAAAGACGGAAACGTCTCGTTGAGGATCTCCAACGTGCAGCTGACTGATGCAGGGACATACAGATGCATGAGGCTCTGGACTAACGTCCTCCGGGACATAACAACAATGGAGCTTGTTGTGG ATGCCGTTTCTGAACCAAAGCTCTTGTTCATCTCCTCTGCGAGCCGACGGGTGACTCTTCAGTGTGAGGCCGGCTGCTGGCTGCCGGTACCTCACATTGAGTTTCTGGACAATAAGGGAAAAGTCATCCCCGCCGACCACCCAAAACAAGATGAAGATGCCAGCGGCTGTTACACTGTGACACGAAACGTGACTCTCCAGGATGCTACCAACAG GGTCACCTGCAGAGTTCACCAACCGGAGACCAACCGGACCAGAACCACACAGATTCTCATACCAG TCGATTGCATGAGTTCCTGCTCTTTAACCACTGGCATCGCTGTTGGAGaggctgttttattattagCCTTCGTATGTGGATTAGTGGTATTTAAGCAATGTG GGGGCAAATGCAGGTTGCAGTCATCAGGTCATAGTACAAAGAGCAGTGTCTCTGAAAATGAGATGCTCCCGATGAttgtcagcactgagggggCTGACAACATGGGAAACAGCAGAGAGGTGGCTGACCTCAAGTCAAAGCTTGCTGAGAAGGAAGAGACCATTCGCCAACTACAGAACAACAACAGATCTCAGATAAGTCCTGCTGTTTCCTACCACGACCACCCAACAGCTGTCCACAGGCCTTCCACATCCTCACCAGACGTCCCAAAACCCTTAAGTCCACCATCTGACCGCGATCTAAAACCTGCCATCTTGCAACAGAACAGTTGTCAAGCATCTGGCCACGTGGTCCAAAGGATTCGACTCCACAGCAGCCCTGCTGTTTTACACAGTTCTTCTTCAGTCAACAACCCGAAGGAAAAGCTCGGCCATAAAGGTCGTACGATGAGTGATTGTTGTACTCGGAGTCGTCCAGGCGTTAACAAGGCTGCACGTCGACAGTCCTTGGCAAGTCCATCACGTAGTAACGACTCCACTCTTCTCGCACTGCTATCAGAAGAATCAGAGTAA
- the LOC139222565 gene encoding Fc receptor-like protein 5 isoform X3 translates to MQLTPFCLLLSCLRVSPDRSQFFRYNSISLSCEDQLNSTSWKVKRKTPEGGVRPCGSGWGFVSSGSTCIIRSTYPTDTGVYWCESEDGEMSNGVNITITDRRVLLETPALPVSVGAAVTLHCKAETSSPNHTFNYYRDGQHIGSTPTGELSIRRASKTDEGLYECGITGASRLPPPPAPSSAPPPAPSSAPSAASGWASVSRLMCHLVVGTPYLLSTVLLGLVYRDRKRARPAAERRGSNDVIMEIVV, encoded by the exons ATGCAGTTGACACCTTTCTGCCTGTTGCTGT CCTGTCTTCGCGTCAGCCCTGACAGATctcagttcttcaggtacaaCTCCATCTCCCTGAGCTGCGAGGACCAGTTGAACTCCACCAGCTGGAAGGTGAAGAGGAAAACGCCGGAGGGCGGGGTCAGGCCCTGCGGCTCCGGCTGGGGCTTTGTCTCCTCGGGTTCCACCTGCATCATCAGAAGCACCTACCCAACCGACACGGGGGTGTACTGGTGTGAGTCCGAGGATGGAGAGATGAGCAACGGCGTCAACATCACCATCACTG ATCGTCGTGTGCTCCTGGAGACTCCCGCTCTCCCTGTGTCGGTGGGAGCTGCCGTGACTCTGCACTGTAAGGCCGAGACAAGCTCCCCCAACCACACCTTTAACTACTACAGAGACGGCCAGCACATCGGCAGCACCCCCACGGGAGAGCTGAGCATTCGCAGAGCTTCCAAAACTGATGAGGGACTCTACGAGTGTGGCATCACTGGAG CTTCTCGtctgcctccacctccagctccatcttcagctccacctccagctccatcttCAGCTCCATCGGCAGCCTCCGGTTGGGCGTCTGTCTCCAGACTCATGTGTCACCTGGTGGTGGGAACCCCGTACCTGCTCTCCACCGTCCTGCTGGGACTCGTctacagagacaggaagagag
- the LOC139222565 gene encoding Fc receptor-like protein 5 isoform X1, giving the protein MQLTPFCLLLSCLRVSPDRSQFFRYNSISLSCEDQLNSTSWKVKRKTPEGGVRPCGSGWGFVSSGSTCIIRSTYPTDTGVYWCESEDGEMSNGVNITITDRRVLLETPALPVSVGAAVTLHCKAETSSPNHTFNYYRDGQHIGSTPTGELSIRRASKTDEGLYECGITGGEESRGSWLAVDASRLPPPPAPSSAPPPAPSSAPSAASGWASVSRLMCHLVVGTPYLLSTVLLGLVYRDRKRARPAAERRGSNDVIMEIVV; this is encoded by the exons ATGCAGTTGACACCTTTCTGCCTGTTGCTGT CCTGTCTTCGCGTCAGCCCTGACAGATctcagttcttcaggtacaaCTCCATCTCCCTGAGCTGCGAGGACCAGTTGAACTCCACCAGCTGGAAGGTGAAGAGGAAAACGCCGGAGGGCGGGGTCAGGCCCTGCGGCTCCGGCTGGGGCTTTGTCTCCTCGGGTTCCACCTGCATCATCAGAAGCACCTACCCAACCGACACGGGGGTGTACTGGTGTGAGTCCGAGGATGGAGAGATGAGCAACGGCGTCAACATCACCATCACTG ATCGTCGTGTGCTCCTGGAGACTCCCGCTCTCCCTGTGTCGGTGGGAGCTGCCGTGACTCTGCACTGTAAGGCCGAGACAAGCTCCCCCAACCACACCTTTAACTACTACAGAGACGGCCAGCACATCGGCAGCACCCCCACGGGAGAGCTGAGCATTCGCAGAGCTTCCAAAACTGATGAGGGACTCTACGAGTGTGGCATCACTGGAGGTGAAGAATCCAGGGGCAGCTGGCTGGCTGTTGATG CTTCTCGtctgcctccacctccagctccatcttcagctccacctccagctccatcttCAGCTCCATCGGCAGCCTCCGGTTGGGCGTCTGTCTCCAGACTCATGTGTCACCTGGTGGTGGGAACCCCGTACCTGCTCTCCACCGTCCTGCTGGGACTCGTctacagagacaggaagagag
- the LOC139222565 gene encoding Fc receptor-like protein 5 isoform X2: MQLTPFCLLLSCLRVSPDRSQFFRYNSISLSCEDQLNSTSWKVKRKTPEGGVRPCGSGWGFVSSGSTCIIRSTYPTDTGVYWCESEDGEMSNGVNITITDRRVLLETPALPVSVGAAVTLHCKAETSSPNHTFNYYRDGQHIGSTPTGELSIRRASKTDEGLYECGITGGEESRGSWLAVDAPSSAPPPAPSSAPSAASGWASVSRLMCHLVVGTPYLLSTVLLGLVYRDRKRARPAAERRGSNDVIMEIVV; the protein is encoded by the exons ATGCAGTTGACACCTTTCTGCCTGTTGCTGT CCTGTCTTCGCGTCAGCCCTGACAGATctcagttcttcaggtacaaCTCCATCTCCCTGAGCTGCGAGGACCAGTTGAACTCCACCAGCTGGAAGGTGAAGAGGAAAACGCCGGAGGGCGGGGTCAGGCCCTGCGGCTCCGGCTGGGGCTTTGTCTCCTCGGGTTCCACCTGCATCATCAGAAGCACCTACCCAACCGACACGGGGGTGTACTGGTGTGAGTCCGAGGATGGAGAGATGAGCAACGGCGTCAACATCACCATCACTG ATCGTCGTGTGCTCCTGGAGACTCCCGCTCTCCCTGTGTCGGTGGGAGCTGCCGTGACTCTGCACTGTAAGGCCGAGACAAGCTCCCCCAACCACACCTTTAACTACTACAGAGACGGCCAGCACATCGGCAGCACCCCCACGGGAGAGCTGAGCATTCGCAGAGCTTCCAAAACTGATGAGGGACTCTACGAGTGTGGCATCACTGGAGGTGAAGAATCCAGGGGCAGCTGGCTGGCTGTTGATG ctccatcttcagctccacctccagctccatcttCAGCTCCATCGGCAGCCTCCGGTTGGGCGTCTGTCTCCAGACTCATGTGTCACCTGGTGGTGGGAACCCCGTACCTGCTCTCCACCGTCCTGCTGGGACTCGTctacagagacaggaagagag